A portion of the Pectobacterium brasiliense genome contains these proteins:
- a CDS encoding phage tail protein produces MANLSENPQWVDGIYQIETSDPVVGGPDGVSNRQAKELASRTSYLKKEQEKTGSDLAKHTAAADPHTQYAPKENPTFIGTPKAPTPATDSNSQQIATTAFVRSVGATKLAKDQNGADIQDRELFNRNLGSSRAYSSSISIGGSAGLWTTAEFIGWLESKGAFVHAYWVCRGSWSYVHNKIISDTECGQIPLAGSVVEVMGQNDATTIRITTPSTTPTGLSDSANAQFTYVYNGIDYSPGWRRDYNTKNKPTAADVGALPVNAVAQAAAKLATPRTINGVPFDGSANIALTHANLGLTETVNLAAGALEKAKNGTDIPDKVAFYNNVTLRGTLVDGMTFANCDKAGDYVVAINDPNTVSDMPVYKGQKLYGYGVLHVFQHGNFVGQEYINHNGDCAWRQKWDDGINAPWVIALSSSRMPTAADMGAITKTDADNHYVHQGSSGVIYQDSDLAWDSPTGAYLKDNGTHSSLIWHMGLNTGSVSAAQFYFDFANGGIKYRSSRDNSGFEKPWARIYTDQDKPTAAEIGALSINELVGIPMPWPQATAPSGWLKCNGQTFDKNIYPLLGQTYPSGILPDLRGEFIRGYDDGRSIDLGRQLLSPQGFTVQGHTHPSGSYNRGSGTLLYTSVGMQAGGDRVFSETRENENAGTETRPRNIAFNYIVRAA; encoded by the coding sequence GAGAACCCACAATGGGTTGACGGCATTTACCAAATCGAAACGTCAGATCCGGTCGTGGGTGGACCGGACGGTGTTTCAAACCGGCAGGCTAAAGAGTTAGCTAGTCGTACCAGCTATTTGAAAAAAGAGCAGGAAAAAACGGGCAGCGATCTGGCGAAGCACACCGCCGCCGCCGATCCGCATACGCAATATGCACCGAAGGAGAATCCCACCTTTATCGGTACACCGAAAGCGCCAACGCCTGCAACCGACAGCAATAGTCAGCAGATCGCGACGACGGCATTTGTGCGTTCGGTCGGTGCGACGAAATTGGCTAAAGATCAAAACGGGGCAGATATTCAGGATAGAGAACTGTTTAACCGCAATCTGGGTTCATCGCGTGCATACAGTTCTTCTATCTCCATTGGAGGAAGCGCCGGTTTATGGACAACCGCTGAGTTTATTGGCTGGTTAGAAAGTAAGGGTGCCTTTGTTCACGCCTATTGGGTATGTCGTGGTTCGTGGTCATACGTCCACAATAAAATCATCTCTGACACTGAGTGTGGCCAAATACCACTGGCTGGTTCTGTTGTTGAGGTCATGGGGCAAAACGATGCCACGACAATCAGGATAACAACGCCTTCAACAACGCCAACTGGGCTTAGTGACTCAGCGAATGCACAATTCACCTATGTCTATAACGGTATTGATTATTCTCCAGGTTGGAGACGTGATTACAATACGAAGAATAAACCGACGGCGGCTGATGTTGGCGCGTTACCGGTGAATGCAGTGGCTCAGGCAGCGGCAAAACTCGCAACGCCCCGTACCATCAACGGCGTCCCGTTTGATGGCTCGGCCAATATTGCACTGACTCACGCAAACCTCGGTTTAACTGAAACTGTTAATCTTGCTGCTGGGGCGTTGGAAAAAGCCAAGAATGGCACGGATATTCCAGACAAAGTGGCATTTTACAACAACGTGACACTACGTGGCACATTAGTAGATGGTATGACGTTCGCCAACTGTGATAAAGCGGGTGATTATGTTGTTGCGATAAATGATCCCAATACAGTTTCTGACATGCCTGTTTATAAAGGGCAGAAATTATACGGATATGGTGTGCTTCATGTCTTTCAGCACGGTAATTTCGTAGGGCAAGAATATATCAATCATAACGGAGATTGCGCCTGGAGGCAGAAGTGGGATGATGGTATTAATGCGCCTTGGGTTATTGCACTCAGTTCGTCACGCATGCCGACAGCTGCTGATATGGGGGCTATAACAAAAACAGATGCTGATAATCATTATGTTCATCAGGGGTCATCAGGTGTTATCTATCAGGACAGTGATCTTGCATGGGATAGCCCTACTGGTGCGTATTTAAAAGATAATGGTACACATTCATCCCTAATTTGGCATATGGGTTTAAATACCGGCTCTGTATCAGCAGCCCAGTTTTATTTTGACTTTGCTAATGGCGGAATAAAATATCGAAGCTCTCGTGACAATAGTGGTTTTGAAAAACCGTGGGCGCGTATTTATACCGATCAGGATAAACCTACGGCTGCTGAGATTGGGGCATTATCTATCAATGAACTTGTTGGTATCCCTATGCCGTGGCCACAGGCAACAGCACCTTCTGGTTGGCTAAAGTGTAACGGACAAACATTTGATAAAAATATTTACCCACTTTTAGGGCAAACGTATCCGTCTGGGATATTACCCGATCTCCGCGGTGAGTTTATTCGCGGTTATGATGATGGCCGCAGTATTGATCTCGGCCGCCAACTACTTTCGCCTCAGGGCTTTACAGTACAGGGGCACACCCATCCGTCAGGGTCGTATAATCGAGGCAGTGGTACTCTGCTGTATACATCTGTCGGTATGCAGGCAGGGGGCGATAGGGTCTTCTCCGAAACTCGTGAAAACGAGAACGCAGGCACTGAAACTCGCCCCCGTAATATCGCATTTAACTACATCGTGAGAGCAGCATAA
- a CDS encoding tail fiber assembly protein, translating into MKNYSIEVNSAKMNESGLSVQTGWITIYQVHPVSREYIGANYEYLPIGVGVPAGSYIDVPELPQDGLALRRSADGKQWEHVSDYRGQTVYNTETRQPHKVTDMGELQANQTLLVPASEFDKWVDGQWITDLEAQRQVLVANKKVELNTRLSQASERIQVLSDAVELNLATEEEKNELKAWKTYRLQLSRVDVNSPEDIFPDMPSLA; encoded by the coding sequence ATGAAAAATTATTCTATTGAAGTTAATTCAGCAAAAATGAATGAATCAGGTCTTAGTGTTCAGACAGGTTGGATTACTATTTATCAGGTTCATCCAGTAAGCCGAGAATATATTGGCGCTAATTATGAATATTTGCCTATTGGAGTAGGTGTGCCTGCTGGTAGTTATATTGACGTTCCAGAACTTCCTCAGGACGGTTTGGCTTTGAGGCGTAGCGCGGATGGAAAGCAGTGGGAGCATGTATCTGACTATCGCGGTCAGACTGTTTATAATACGGAAACCCGTCAACCTCATAAGGTTACGGATATGGGCGAATTGCAAGCCAATCAGACTTTATTGGTGCCGGCCTCTGAATTTGATAAATGGGTGGATGGACAATGGATAACCGATCTGGAAGCTCAACGCCAAGTATTAGTCGCAAATAAAAAAGTGGAACTTAATACCAGATTATCTCAAGCAAGTGAGCGCATTCAGGTACTCAGCGATGCCGTTGAGCTAAACCTGGCAACGGAAGAAGAAAAAAATGAGCTGAAAGCGTGGAAAACTTACCGCTTACAGCTCAGTCGAGTTGATGTTAACTCTCCAGAAGATATTTTTCCTGATATGCCGTCCTTAGCATAA
- the ybiB gene encoding DNA-binding protein YbiB produces MDYTKIIKEVGRGKNHARDVDQATAYELYSAMLRGDVPELELGGLLIAFRIKGESEAEMLGFYQAMNEHVLRLTPPAGFPMPIVLPSYNGARKQANLTPLLALLLAKLGFPVVVHGVSDDPTRVTSAEILRNLGVTIAENAEQAQQELDNGSPVFIPVSTLCPAIDRQLQLRWRMGVRNSSHTLAKVATPFGESGALRVASVSHPEYVSRVGTFFNDINGRALLMHGTEGEVYANPQRCPEIHFIHQQNTKVLQLRQEISVAPDALPIAKDAATTARWTVQCLTGEIAIPQAIRLQLACCLVAAGEAATMEQAVATIKKRLG; encoded by the coding sequence ATGGATTACACCAAAATTATTAAAGAAGTGGGGCGCGGGAAAAATCATGCGCGTGATGTCGATCAGGCAACGGCTTATGAACTTTATAGCGCGATGTTGCGCGGTGACGTGCCGGAGCTGGAGCTCGGTGGGTTGTTGATTGCATTTCGTATCAAAGGTGAATCCGAAGCCGAGATGCTGGGTTTTTATCAGGCGATGAATGAGCATGTGTTGCGCCTGACCCCGCCTGCGGGCTTTCCTATGCCCATCGTGCTTCCCAGTTATAACGGGGCGCGGAAGCAGGCAAACCTGACGCCACTGTTGGCGCTGCTGTTGGCAAAATTGGGTTTTCCGGTTGTGGTTCACGGCGTAAGCGACGATCCGACCCGCGTTACCAGTGCCGAAATTTTGCGTAATCTTGGCGTGACGATTGCGGAGAATGCCGAGCAGGCGCAGCAGGAGCTTGATAACGGCAGCCCGGTTTTTATCCCTGTCTCGACGCTGTGCCCGGCCATCGATCGCCAGTTACAACTGCGCTGGCGGATGGGGGTGCGTAATAGTAGCCACACGCTGGCTAAGGTGGCGACACCGTTTGGTGAAAGCGGCGCGCTGCGCGTTGCCAGCGTTTCCCATCCTGAATATGTTTCCCGCGTGGGGACGTTTTTTAATGACATCAACGGGCGCGCACTTCTGATGCACGGCACGGAAGGGGAGGTTTATGCCAACCCGCAGCGCTGCCCAGAAATTCATTTTATCCATCAGCAAAATACCAAAGTACTGCAGCTTCGGCAGGAGATCAGCGTCGCACCCGATGCATTGCCGATTGCGAAAGATGCTGCAACCACGGCGCGCTGGACGGTACAGTGCTTGACGGGTGAAATTGCCATCCCGCAAGCGATCCGTCTGCAACTGGCGTGCTGTCTGGTTGCTGCCGGCGAAGCGGCGACAATGGAACAGGCTGTCGCCACGATTAAGAAACGCCTTGGCTGA
- a CDS encoding M3 family metallopeptidase has translation MQQVADYFNALNRDYLAVHQAKEELFWQLYMGTGNDDVSERFSAAESAYKRFISQPQRLAELRTHLATLENSPRDEQQQALSHGLQGWYRFFDCNVIEDPQAQALMDEIITAESALYAKRKSYEMTHLDAKGERVSASLGELLTNQTTNDTEAYRQSSQQALRDLEQWLLQNGFPELISLRNRFARQMGYRNYFDYKVNKTERMTPEQLFAILDPFEEQTREANTRSLKNLADEKGEEALQPWNIRYASAGDVTRQLDPYFPFSASLERWINSFKRLRIGFNGAEMQLDLLVRKGKYENGFMHGPVPPFVQEGNWVPARINFTSLAKPDQIGSGASGINTLFHEGGHAAHFANIRQNAPCFSQEFPPTSMAYAETQSMFCDSLLGDADWLKRYAKNAQGETIPDELIRADISTQQPMRAFSERHILLVPYFEWQLYSWDDEARTPEAMTKLARDTEQRILGISGSPRPTLAIPHLLSMESACSYQGYLLALMAVEQTRSYFLQRDGYLTDNPAIGPDLAQHYWHPGNSVSHDDTLRSLTGEGFNPAYLAQACNLTVDEAWQQAEGMMAKAAGRPQPAADFDLSARIRVVDGSRVLADNEQSDEKMCQDFAAFIEREYPRSQA, from the coding sequence ATGCAACAGGTAGCGGACTATTTTAACGCCTTGAATCGCGACTATCTTGCGGTTCATCAGGCGAAAGAAGAACTGTTTTGGCAACTGTATATGGGAACGGGCAACGATGACGTGTCCGAGCGTTTCTCTGCCGCAGAAAGTGCGTATAAGCGTTTTATTTCGCAGCCGCAACGTCTGGCTGAGCTAAGAACCCATCTTGCGACACTGGAAAACAGCCCGCGTGATGAGCAACAGCAGGCACTGTCGCATGGTTTGCAAGGCTGGTATCGGTTTTTCGATTGCAATGTGATAGAAGATCCGCAGGCTCAGGCGCTGATGGATGAGATTATCACCGCCGAAAGTGCGCTATACGCCAAGCGTAAATCCTATGAAATGACGCATCTGGATGCCAAAGGTGAGCGTGTTTCCGCCTCGCTAGGAGAACTGCTGACCAACCAGACGACCAATGATACCGAAGCCTATCGTCAAAGTTCCCAGCAGGCGCTGCGCGATCTCGAACAGTGGCTGTTGCAGAATGGCTTCCCTGAGCTGATTTCACTGCGTAACCGCTTTGCCCGTCAGATGGGCTACCGCAACTATTTTGACTATAAGGTCAACAAGACGGAGCGGATGACGCCGGAGCAGCTTTTTGCCATCCTCGATCCTTTTGAAGAACAGACGCGTGAAGCGAATACTCGCAGCCTGAAAAATCTGGCGGATGAAAAGGGCGAGGAGGCTCTGCAGCCGTGGAATATTCGCTATGCCAGCGCGGGCGATGTGACGCGTCAACTCGATCCCTATTTTCCTTTCTCTGCGTCGCTGGAGCGTTGGATCAACAGCTTTAAGCGTCTGCGTATTGGGTTTAACGGTGCAGAAATGCAGCTCGATTTGCTGGTGCGCAAAGGGAAATACGAGAACGGCTTTATGCATGGCCCGGTGCCGCCGTTTGTGCAGGAAGGAAATTGGGTTCCGGCACGGATTAATTTCACCAGTCTGGCAAAGCCGGATCAAATTGGCAGCGGTGCCAGTGGCATTAATACGCTGTTTCATGAAGGTGGGCACGCCGCGCATTTTGCCAATATTCGGCAGAACGCCCCCTGCTTTTCGCAGGAGTTCCCGCCAACCTCAATGGCGTATGCAGAAACGCAGTCCATGTTCTGCGACAGCCTGTTGGGTGATGCCGACTGGTTAAAACGCTATGCAAAGAATGCGCAGGGAGAGACGATTCCTGATGAGTTAATCCGTGCGGATATCAGCACGCAGCAGCCAATGCGAGCCTTTAGTGAGCGACACATCTTGCTGGTGCCGTATTTTGAGTGGCAACTCTATTCGTGGGACGACGAAGCGCGTACGCCAGAAGCGATGACGAAACTGGCGCGCGACACCGAACAGCGTATTTTGGGCATTAGTGGTAGCCCGCGCCCGACGCTGGCGATCCCTCATCTGCTGTCTATGGAGTCGGCGTGTTCTTATCAGGGATACCTGCTGGCATTGATGGCGGTGGAGCAGACGCGCAGCTATTTCCTGCAACGTGACGGTTACCTGACGGATAACCCGGCTATCGGCCCTGATTTGGCACAACACTATTGGCATCCGGGCAATAGCGTAAGTCATGACGATACGCTGCGTAGCCTAACCGGTGAAGGCTTCAACCCCGCTTATCTGGCGCAGGCCTGTAATCTGACGGTTGATGAAGCCTGGCAACAGGCGGAAGGGATGATGGCGAAGGCGGCGGGTCGTCCTCAGCCTGCTGCGGATTTCGATCTGTCTGCGCGTATTCGCGTGGTCGATGGTAGTCGCGTGCTGGCGGATAATGAACAGAGCGACGAGAAGATGTGCCAAGATTTTGCGGCGTTTATTGAACGAGAATATCCGCGTTCGCAGGCATAA
- the glnQ gene encoding glutamine ABC transporter ATP-binding protein GlnQ yields the protein MIEFKNVSKHFGKTQVLHNIDLTIGQGEVVVIIGPSGSGKSTLLRCINKLEDITSGELVVDGLKVNDPRVDERLIRQEAGMVFQQFYLFPHLTALENVAFGPIRVRDASKADAEKLALELLAKVGLSERAHHYPSELSGGQQQRVAIARALAVKPKLMLFDEPTSALDPELRHEVLTVMKDLAEEGMTMVIVTHEVGFAHKVASRLIFIDKGRIAEDGDPETLITNPPSDRLREFLQHVS from the coding sequence ATGATTGAATTTAAAAACGTATCCAAACACTTTGGCAAGACACAGGTCTTACACAATATTGATCTCACCATCGGTCAGGGTGAAGTTGTGGTCATCATCGGGCCTTCAGGTTCGGGTAAGTCCACGCTGCTGCGCTGCATCAACAAGCTGGAAGACATTACCAGCGGTGAGTTGGTTGTTGATGGCCTTAAAGTAAACGATCCGCGCGTTGACGAGCGTTTAATCCGTCAGGAAGCCGGGATGGTATTCCAGCAGTTTTATCTGTTCCCGCATCTTACCGCGTTGGAAAACGTCGCGTTCGGCCCTATTCGGGTTCGCGACGCAAGTAAAGCCGATGCCGAGAAGCTGGCACTGGAATTGCTGGCGAAAGTGGGTCTGTCAGAACGCGCGCATCACTACCCTTCCGAGCTTTCCGGTGGTCAGCAGCAGCGTGTAGCCATCGCCCGCGCGTTAGCGGTTAAACCGAAGCTAATGCTGTTTGATGAGCCGACCTCTGCACTCGATCCGGAACTGCGTCATGAAGTGCTGACCGTCATGAAAGATCTGGCCGAAGAAGGCATGACGATGGTCATCGTCACTCACGAAGTGGGCTTTGCTCATAAAGTGGCTTCGCGTCTGATCTTTATTGATAAAGGCCGCATCGCAGAAGATGGCGACCCGGAAACGCTGATTACGAATCCACCCAGCGACCGTCTGCGTGAATTCCTGCAACACGTATCTTGA